The following are from one region of the Leptospira yasudae genome:
- the rimP gene encoding ribosome maturation factor RimP yields MTVSREEISSILDGVLHLPVKLYSLKVNQRPNHSLIEVVLDNLEHPYGSVSLLECEHVSRKLQEELEQISPDLDYTLKVSSAGAERKLDLPGDLDRFRGIPVRLIFLSEQSENPQEGIFRIVGREGDQVILEKFQKGKKSAGKKQTTLNLKDILKGNLYVSI; encoded by the coding sequence TTGACAGTAAGCAGGGAAGAAATCAGCAGTATTCTGGATGGCGTCCTGCATTTGCCTGTCAAGCTGTACTCATTAAAGGTCAACCAAAGGCCTAACCACTCGTTGATCGAGGTCGTCTTGGACAATCTTGAACATCCGTATGGTTCAGTCAGCCTTCTGGAATGTGAGCATGTTTCCAGAAAACTGCAAGAAGAGTTAGAACAGATCTCACCGGATCTGGATTACACTCTTAAAGTTTCCTCCGCCGGGGCGGAACGGAAACTCGACCTTCCGGGAGACCTGGATCGTTTCCGGGGAATACCGGTTCGTCTGATTTTTCTATCCGAACAATCAGAGAATCCCCAGGAAGGAATTTTTCGGATAGTGGGACGCGAAGGGGATCAGGTGATTCTGGAAAAATTCCAGAAGGGTAAGAAATCTGCGGGAAAAAAGCAGACGACCCTGAACCTCAAGGATATACTGAAAGGGAATCTCTACGTAAGTATTTGA